From the Pseudoroseomonas cervicalis genome, one window contains:
- a CDS encoding DUF4139 domain-containing protein, protein MRRLTLLMTMIALPLSALGQELPVSAVVMSSGGLMQVERRGELPADGVARFRVPLSAVDDVLKSLVVRDPAGRVESVRLPAADLAGEAFRGLPLRPADFASRATLLNALRGQAVEAKGVQGRIAEAAEVEGGLRLALLTPTGLASVVLGEGEEAKLQDAGLAARIARAAEALATAQRDEERLVEVVLRGERAREVSLTSLVSAPVWKPSWRLVLPQAGGAGEARLQGWAVVENLSGADWNGVRLTLVSGAAAGLRQSLYTPVEVPREELPLRLAEQLGVTADTGARPPPPPMPVMPAPAAPAPAAELQRGRARAADLAQAPIAAAAAAALAEASPGRITYTLPEPVTLPAGSTANLPFLDAGLPAERVWWVQDRQARHPLQAALLSNRGGQTLPDGIVTVFGGDGNWLGDAELRALPPGEERLVGFGRDRDVEISSAESSETRIRAVALRPGRVTLQTVRREEVAFTIDPRGARGRLLIDLPRRSGAEPRFEVAAEGAFGLRHSVALNGQRTELRLPFEREVQQSVPLWDPGLGDPLLLEWRRLEQQPSVRRLPGGPGTLETLREMLQRLPPEAEGREAFAALVEQMTEARRLLEAFETEWRAHAAAEAALGRARAAVEDRSGAAREEARQALNRASQAVERAGARADAAWAAWQGAVRGILAASAG, encoded by the coding sequence ATGCGCCGCCTGACCCTGCTGATGACGATGATCGCCCTGCCGCTCTCGGCGCTGGGGCAGGAGCTGCCGGTCAGCGCGGTGGTGATGTCCTCGGGCGGGCTGATGCAGGTGGAGCGGCGGGGCGAGCTGCCGGCCGATGGCGTCGCCCGCTTCCGGGTGCCGCTCTCCGCCGTGGATGACGTGCTGAAGAGCCTGGTGGTGCGCGACCCGGCCGGGCGGGTGGAAAGCGTGCGGCTGCCGGCCGCCGACCTGGCCGGCGAGGCGTTTCGCGGCCTGCCGCTGCGCCCCGCCGATTTCGCCAGCCGGGCGACGCTGCTGAACGCGCTGCGCGGCCAGGCGGTGGAGGCCAAGGGCGTGCAGGGCCGCATCGCCGAGGCGGCGGAGGTGGAGGGCGGGCTGCGTCTGGCGCTGCTCACGCCGACCGGCCTGGCCAGCGTGGTGCTGGGCGAGGGCGAGGAGGCGAAGCTGCAGGATGCCGGCCTCGCCGCGCGCATCGCCCGCGCCGCCGAGGCGCTGGCCACGGCGCAGCGCGACGAGGAGCGTCTGGTCGAGGTGGTGCTGCGCGGCGAGCGGGCGCGCGAGGTCAGCCTGACCAGCCTGGTCTCCGCCCCGGTCTGGAAACCCTCCTGGCGGCTGGTGCTGCCGCAGGCGGGCGGCGCCGGCGAGGCACGGCTGCAGGGCTGGGCGGTGGTCGAGAACCTGTCCGGCGCCGACTGGAACGGGGTGCGCCTGACCCTGGTCTCCGGCGCCGCGGCCGGGCTGCGCCAGTCGCTCTACACGCCGGTCGAGGTGCCGCGCGAGGAATTGCCGCTGCGGCTGGCCGAACAGCTCGGCGTTACCGCCGACACCGGCGCCCGCCCGCCGCCGCCGCCGATGCCGGTGATGCCGGCCCCGGCGGCGCCGGCCCCGGCCGCCGAGCTGCAGCGCGGCCGTGCCCGCGCGGCCGATCTGGCCCAGGCGCCGATCGCCGCCGCGGCCGCCGCGGCCCTGGCCGAGGCCTCGCCCGGCCGCATCACCTACACCCTGCCGGAGCCGGTGACGCTGCCGGCCGGCAGCACCGCCAACCTGCCCTTCCTGGATGCCGGCCTGCCCGCCGAGCGGGTCTGGTGGGTGCAGGACCGCCAGGCGCGGCACCCGCTGCAGGCGGCGCTGCTGAGCAATCGCGGCGGGCAGACGCTGCCGGACGGCATCGTCACCGTGTTCGGCGGCGACGGCAACTGGCTGGGCGATGCCGAGCTGCGCGCCCTGCCGCCGGGCGAGGAGCGGCTGGTCGGCTTCGGCCGCGACCGCGATGTCGAGATCAGCAGCGCCGAGAGCAGCGAGACGCGCATCCGCGCCGTGGCGCTGCGCCCGGGGCGGGTCACGCTGCAGACGGTGCGGCGGGAGGAGGTGGCCTTCACCATCGATCCGCGCGGCGCCCGCGGCCGGCTGCTGATCGACCTGCCGCGCCGCAGCGGCGCCGAGCCGCGCTTCGAGGTGGCGGCGGAGGGCGCCTTCGGCCTGCGCCACAGCGTGGCGCTGAACGGGCAGAGGACCGAGCTGCGCCTGCCCTTCGAGCGCGAGGTGCAGCAGAGCGTGCCGCTCTGGGATCCCGGCCTTGGCGACCCGCTGCTGCTGGAATGGCGCCGGCTGGAGCAGCAGCCCTCGGTGCGCCGCCTGCCCGGCGGACCCGGCACGCTGGAGACGCTGCGCGAGATGCTGCAGCGCCTGCCGCCCGAGGCCGAGGGCCGCGAGGCCTTCGCGGCGCTGGTCGAGCAGATGACCGAGGCGCGCCGGCTGCTGGAGGCCTTCGAGACCGAATGGCGCGCCCATGCGGCGGCCGAGGCGGCGCTGGGCCGTGCCCGCGCGGCGGTCGAGGATCGCAGCGGCGCGGCGCGGGAGGAGGCGCGCCAGGCGCTGAACCGCGCCAGCCAGGCGGTGGAGCGGGCCGGCGCGCGGGCGGATGCCGCCTGGGCGGCCTGGCAGGGCGCGGTGCGCGGCATCCTGGCGGCCAGCGCCGGCTGA
- a CDS encoding cyclic peptide export ABC transporter, which produces MRGTDTMIALLRPFWPHVLLAGLCGSLAGLGTVALLAIVNRLLSGQAPLDAARFGLFALLCLVALAGRAIADLSINAVGQRLVAEVRRSLAEKILCAPIDALERYRSHRLIPVLTQDVDMISDVAFLLGGLSAAAAVLLGCLAYLAWLSPLMFAVVVLVLGAGTALQFLARLRGVRGFTEARDREDDLHKAYRDIASGAKELRLSRARRRAVFEGRIGATIDAITAINARAIRVFVLANALGSALHFLVIGIVLAAALAQPGLAPETLTGFVLVLLFIKGPLEQLLQTLPAVGRAQVAFRRIADLSRRFAAREPGLMLAPPASAAPAPQRIALSGVTYEFPAAEGAEPFRLGPVDLTLRRGEILFLVGENGAGKTTLIKLLLGLYAPREGALLVDGQALGEAERDGYRQLFSTVFADYHLFEELASGEGARPDDAAREAELRRHLQRLELSHKVAVRDGQLTTTDLSTGQRKRLALLQAWLERRPFLVFDEWAADQDPAFRRIFYTEFLPELRAAGHGVLVISHDDRYFHLADRLLRLDRGRLVEMAGTDLTPSHPAAP; this is translated from the coding sequence ATGAGGGGGACTGACACCATGATCGCCCTGCTGCGCCCCTTCTGGCCGCATGTGCTGCTCGCCGGGCTCTGCGGCAGCCTGGCCGGCCTCGGCACCGTCGCGCTGCTGGCCATCGTCAACCGGCTGCTGAGCGGCCAGGCGCCGCTGGATGCCGCGCGTTTCGGCCTGTTCGCGCTGCTCTGCCTGGTGGCGCTGGCCGGGCGCGCCATCGCCGATCTCAGCATCAACGCCGTCGGCCAGCGCCTGGTGGCGGAGGTGCGGCGCAGCCTGGCAGAGAAGATCCTCTGCGCGCCGATCGACGCGCTGGAGCGCTATCGCAGCCACCGGCTGATCCCGGTGCTGACGCAGGATGTCGACATGATCAGCGATGTCGCCTTCCTGCTCGGCGGGCTGTCGGCGGCGGCGGCGGTGCTGCTGGGCTGCCTGGCCTATCTCGCCTGGCTGTCGCCCCTGATGTTCGCCGTGGTGGTGCTGGTGCTGGGCGCCGGCACCGCGCTGCAATTCCTCGCACGGCTGCGCGGTGTGCGCGGCTTCACCGAGGCGCGCGACCGCGAGGATGATCTGCACAAGGCCTATCGCGACATCGCCTCCGGCGCCAAGGAGCTGCGGCTGAGCCGCGCCCGCCGCCGCGCCGTGTTCGAGGGCCGCATCGGCGCCACCATCGACGCCATCACCGCCATCAATGCGCGCGCCATCCGGGTCTTCGTGCTGGCCAATGCGCTGGGCTCGGCGCTGCATTTCCTGGTGATCGGCATCGTGCTGGCTGCGGCCCTGGCGCAGCCGGGCCTGGCGCCGGAGACGCTGACCGGCTTCGTGCTGGTGCTGCTGTTCATCAAGGGCCCGCTGGAGCAGCTGCTGCAGACCCTGCCGGCGGTGGGCCGCGCCCAGGTGGCGTTCCGCCGCATCGCCGACCTCTCCCGCCGCTTCGCGGCGCGCGAGCCCGGGCTGATGCTGGCGCCGCCCGCCAGCGCCGCGCCGGCGCCGCAGCGCATCGCGCTCAGCGGCGTCACCTATGAATTCCCGGCCGCCGAGGGGGCGGAGCCCTTCCGCCTCGGCCCCGTCGATCTGACGCTGCGGCGCGGCGAGATCCTGTTCTTGGTGGGCGAGAACGGTGCCGGCAAGACGACGCTGATCAAGCTGCTGCTCGGCCTCTACGCGCCGCGCGAGGGCGCGCTGCTGGTCGATGGCCAGGCGCTGGGCGAGGCGGAGCGCGATGGCTATCGCCAGCTCTTCTCCACCGTCTTCGCCGACTACCACCTGTTCGAGGAGCTGGCCTCGGGCGAGGGCGCGCGGCCCGATGATGCGGCGCGTGAGGCGGAGCTGCGGCGCCACCTGCAGCGGCTGGAGCTGTCGCACAAGGTGGCGGTGCGCGACGGGCAGCTGACCACGACCGACCTGTCCACCGGCCAGCGCAAGCGGCTGGCCCTGCTGCAGGCCTGGCTGGAGCGGCGGCCCTTCCTGGTGTTCGACGAATGGGCGGCCGACCAGGACCCGGCCTTCCGCCGCATCTTCTACACCGAGTTCCTGCCCGAGCTGCGCGCCGCCGGGCATGGTGTGCTCGTCATCTCGCATGACGACCGCTACTTCCACCTGGCCGACCGTCTGCTGCGCCTGGATCGCGGCCGGCTGGTGGAGATGGCCGGCACCGATCTGACGCCTTCCCACCCGGCCGCGCCATGA
- a CDS encoding siderophore-interacting protein: MTHTAEALIRLRDPDAVAARLVEHLAEHGLVFQRRGNALVAELPVGSGSLEVRPGALQVGASAPDRAGLERLCLAIAEHVVEFAEGETPEIGWQGLGQAALLADFRELRVVGVQDIAPRLRRLVLAGEDLARFDTLEDLHVRLYIPPEGERDPQWPRQAADGRLLWPAPERRPARRAYTLRRVDAARGLVEIDFVLHPHGQGESPGARFAGAARPGDRCGITGPGGGGLKPADWHLLLGDETALPAIARLLEAMPRTARGVAVVEVDGAADEIPVGHPPGYTLRWLHRAPAEPGQHSLLPGALAGIAWPEHGSRYVWAACEQEGAVRLREALREAGLEKPEFRVAAYWRRGHEGD, encoded by the coding sequence ATGACCCACACCGCCGAGGCGCTGATCCGGCTGCGCGACCCCGATGCCGTCGCGGCGCGTCTGGTCGAGCATCTGGCCGAGCACGGGCTGGTCTTCCAGCGGCGCGGCAACGCCCTGGTGGCCGAGCTGCCGGTGGGCAGCGGCAGCCTGGAGGTGCGCCCCGGCGCGCTGCAGGTCGGCGCCAGCGCGCCCGACCGCGCCGGGTTGGAGCGGCTCTGCCTGGCCATCGCCGAGCATGTGGTGGAATTCGCCGAGGGCGAGACGCCCGAGATCGGCTGGCAGGGCCTGGGCCAGGCCGCGCTGCTGGCCGATTTCCGCGAGCTGCGCGTGGTGGGCGTGCAGGACATCGCCCCCCGCCTGCGCCGGCTGGTGCTCGCCGGCGAGGATCTGGCGCGTTTCGACACGCTCGAGGATCTGCATGTGCGGCTCTACATCCCGCCCGAGGGCGAGCGCGACCCGCAATGGCCGCGCCAGGCGGCGGATGGCAGGCTGCTCTGGCCGGCGCCGGAGCGCCGCCCGGCGCGGCGCGCCTACACCCTCCGCCGCGTCGATGCGGCGCGCGGCCTGGTCGAGATCGATTTCGTGCTGCACCCGCATGGCCAGGGGGAGAGCCCCGGCGCCCGCTTCGCCGGGGCCGCGCGGCCGGGCGATCGCTGCGGCATCACCGGCCCCGGCGGCGGCGGGCTGAAGCCGGCCGATTGGCACCTGCTGCTGGGCGACGAGACGGCGCTGCCCGCCATCGCCCGGCTGCTGGAGGCGATGCCGCGCACGGCCCGCGGCGTGGCGGTGGTCGAGGTGGATGGCGCGGCCGACGAGATCCCGGTCGGCCACCCGCCCGGCTACACGCTGCGCTGGCTGCACCGCGCCCCGGCCGAACCGGGGCAGCACAGCCTGCTGCCCGGCGCCCTGGCCGGGATCGCCTGGCCGGAGCATGGCAGCCGCTATGTCTGGGCCGCCTGCGAGCAGGAGGGCGCCGTGCGGTTGCGCGAGGCGCTGCGCGAAGCCGGGCTCGAAAAACCCGAATTCCGTGTCGCCGCCTATTGGCGGCGCGGCCATGAGGGGGACTGA
- a CDS encoding ATP-binding cassette domain-containing protein, giving the protein MQEDETLFSLEEAGFRVEQRWLLQPLSLELAPGRIIGLIGHNGSGKSTLLKLLARQLAPSQGRIRFGGRPLAEWGGRELARRIAYLPQSTAAAPGLLVRELVALGRYPWHGALGRFGAEDRARVAAAMAATEVEGFADRQVDTLSGGERQRAWLAMLVAQDARCLLLDEPISALDIAHQVEVLALVQRLSRERRIGTILVLHDVNMAARYCDEIVALHSGRLIARGAAAEMMRAETLQGIYGVPFAMLPNPAAGPPLAFPA; this is encoded by the coding sequence ATGCAAGAGGACGAGACGCTGTTCAGCCTGGAGGAGGCGGGTTTCCGCGTCGAGCAGCGCTGGCTGCTGCAGCCGCTGAGCCTGGAGCTGGCGCCCGGGCGCATCATCGGGCTGATCGGGCATAATGGCTCCGGCAAGTCGACGCTGCTGAAGCTGCTGGCGCGGCAGCTGGCGCCGAGCCAGGGCCGCATCCGCTTCGGCGGCAGGCCGCTCGCCGAATGGGGCGGGCGGGAGCTGGCGCGGCGCATCGCCTATCTGCCGCAGAGCACCGCCGCGGCACCCGGGCTGCTGGTGCGGGAGCTGGTGGCGCTCGGCCGCTATCCCTGGCATGGCGCGCTGGGCCGCTTCGGCGCCGAGGACCGCGCGCGCGTTGCCGCCGCCATGGCGGCGACCGAGGTGGAGGGCTTCGCCGACCGCCAGGTCGACACCCTCTCGGGCGGCGAGCGGCAGCGCGCCTGGCTCGCCATGCTGGTGGCGCAGGATGCGCGCTGCCTGCTGCTGGACGAGCCGATCTCGGCGCTCGACATCGCGCATCAGGTGGAGGTGCTGGCGCTGGTGCAGCGGCTGAGCCGCGAGCGGCGCATCGGCACCATCCTGGTGCTGCACGACGTCAACATGGCGGCGCGCTATTGCGACGAGATCGTCGCGCTGCATTCCGGCCGGCTGATCGCGCGCGGCGCGGCGGCAGAGATGATGCGGGCGGAGACGCTGCAGGGCATCTATGGCGTGCCCTTCGCCATGCTGCCCAACCCCGCCGCCGGGCCGCCGCTGGCCTTCCCGGCCTGA
- a CDS encoding carbonic anhydrase, with product MCGICDGGVARRGLMGGALAAGLAAALPALAQPDSEPSPTTPEAALQRLREGNARYAANAPRQRDFSARRAALAAGQSPFAAVLGCADSRVAPELAFDQDPGDLFVVRVAGNFVTREGLGSLEYGARVLGTKVILVLGHSSCGAVDATVAALRQPQALPGHIGELVEALKPGIAPALEQGDAVAANVRYNVLRLLQSGPVLPEMVAAGQLRVAGGVYDLATGQVRFL from the coding sequence ATGTGCGGGATCTGCGATGGCGGCGTGGCGCGGCGCGGGCTGATGGGGGGCGCGCTGGCGGCGGGGCTGGCGGCGGCGCTGCCGGCGCTGGCGCAGCCGGACAGCGAGCCATCGCCCACGACACCGGAAGCGGCCTTGCAGCGGCTGCGCGAGGGCAATGCGCGCTATGCCGCCAATGCGCCGCGGCAGCGGGATTTCTCGGCGCGGCGCGCGGCGCTGGCGGCGGGCCAGTCGCCCTTCGCGGCGGTGCTGGGCTGCGCGGATTCCCGCGTGGCGCCGGAGCTGGCCTTCGACCAGGATCCGGGCGACCTCTTCGTGGTGCGGGTGGCCGGCAATTTCGTCACGCGGGAGGGGCTGGGCAGCCTGGAATATGGCGCCAGGGTGCTGGGCACCAAGGTGATCCTGGTGCTGGGCCATAGCAGCTGCGGCGCGGTGGATGCCACGGTGGCCGCGCTGCGGCAGCCCCAGGCGCTGCCGGGCCATATTGGCGAGCTGGTGGAGGCGCTGAAGCCCGGCATCGCCCCGGCGCTGGAGCAGGGTGACGCGGTGGCCGCCAATGTCCGGTACAATGTCCTGCGCCTGCTGCAATCCGGCCCGGTGCTGCCGGAGATGGTGGCCGCCGGCCAGCTGCGCGTGGCCGGCGGCGTCTACGATCTGGCCACCGGCCAGGTGCGTTTCCTCTGA
- the fhuB gene encoding Fe(3+)-hydroxamate ABC transporter permease FhuB, with product MAEAATLPAAPRRRHGGLWAGLLAALLLALAVALTLRGITARLPPSLAWQALSGTLDDARQVIFLYGDLPRLAMALLAGGGLALAGTLFQQVLRNPLASPTTLGTAAGAHLAVSAALALAPGLLAWGREWLALAGALAAMLAVLGLTWRRGLSPVSVILAGLVVNLYCGALEFTLTLFHQERMISVFIWGAGSLVQNDWAESQALAIRLAVLALLTLPLLRPLSLLDLGEEGGRSLGLSVASTRLLGLGLGVAATACVVAAVGVIGFVGLAAPVLARLLGARRFGRQLLVAPLLGALLLWFTDQLVQFLTGPNYDLPTGTLTAVVVAPVLIALLPRLRGSPPQAERGAAGGAPRLSRPGRALLLLALALLPVLALGLAFGRDAAGWSWAVGETLQGLLPWRAPRLATAMAAGVLLGLAGGVLQRLSGNPMASPEVLGISSGAALGVLLAVLLVPGGAGQGAQLLGAALGAGLALAALLLLGRRMAYAPERLLLAGLVLGTVCGTVVTLLMASGDPRALALRAWMAGSTYRAGPAEAWSSGVAALLALAVLPLAARWLDVLPLGPGVARALGLRPAACRALLLLAASLLTAAATLAIGPLSFTGLMAPHIARLMGFARALPQLLGAALVGALIMGAADWAGRNLLFPYQLPVGLVATFLGGPYLIWLLRARR from the coding sequence ATGGCTGAGGCCGCCACCCTTCCGGCCGCGCCGCGCCGCCGCCATGGCGGGCTCTGGGCCGGGCTGCTGGCGGCGCTGCTGCTGGCGCTGGCCGTGGCGCTGACGCTGCGCGGCATCACCGCGCGCCTGCCGCCCAGCCTGGCCTGGCAGGCGCTGTCCGGCACCCTCGACGATGCCCGGCAGGTCATCTTCCTCTATGGCGACCTGCCGCGCCTGGCCATGGCGCTGCTGGCCGGCGGCGGGCTGGCGCTGGCCGGCACGCTGTTTCAGCAGGTGCTGCGCAACCCGCTGGCCTCGCCCACCACCCTCGGTACCGCGGCCGGCGCGCATCTGGCGGTCAGCGCCGCGCTCGCCCTGGCGCCGGGGCTGCTGGCCTGGGGGCGGGAATGGCTGGCGCTCGCCGGCGCGCTGGCCGCCATGCTGGCGGTACTGGGGCTGACCTGGCGGCGCGGCCTGTCGCCGGTCTCGGTCATCCTGGCCGGGCTGGTGGTCAATCTCTATTGCGGCGCGCTGGAATTCACCCTGACGCTGTTCCACCAGGAACGCATGATCAGCGTCTTCATCTGGGGCGCCGGCTCGCTGGTGCAGAATGACTGGGCCGAGAGCCAGGCCCTGGCGATCCGCCTCGCCGTGCTGGCGCTGCTCACCCTGCCGCTGCTGCGGCCGCTCTCGCTGCTGGATCTGGGTGAGGAAGGCGGCCGCAGCCTCGGCCTCTCGGTCGCCAGCACCAGGCTGCTGGGGCTCGGCCTCGGCGTTGCCGCCACCGCCTGCGTGGTGGCGGCGGTGGGCGTCATCGGCTTCGTGGGGCTGGCGGCGCCGGTGCTGGCGCGGCTGCTGGGCGCGCGGCGCTTCGGGCGGCAATTGTTGGTGGCGCCGCTGCTGGGCGCGCTGCTGCTCTGGTTCACCGACCAGCTGGTGCAGTTCCTCACCGGCCCGAATTACGACCTGCCGACCGGCACGCTCACCGCGGTGGTGGTGGCGCCGGTGCTGATCGCGCTGCTGCCCAGGCTGCGCGGCAGCCCGCCCCAGGCCGAGCGCGGCGCCGCCGGCGGCGCGCCGCGCCTCTCCCGGCCGGGGCGGGCGCTGCTGCTGCTGGCGCTGGCGCTGCTGCCGGTGCTGGCGCTCGGCCTCGCCTTCGGCCGCGACGCGGCGGGCTGGAGCTGGGCGGTGGGCGAGACGCTGCAGGGCCTGCTGCCCTGGCGCGCGCCGCGGCTCGCCACCGCCATGGCGGCCGGTGTGCTGCTCGGCCTGGCCGGCGGGGTGCTGCAGCGGCTCTCCGGCAATCCGATGGCCAGCCCCGAGGTGCTCGGCATCTCCTCCGGCGCCGCGCTCGGCGTGCTGCTGGCGGTGCTGCTGGTGCCCGGCGGGGCCGGGCAGGGGGCGCAGCTCCTGGGCGCCGCGCTCGGCGCCGGGCTGGCCCTGGCGGCGCTGCTGCTGCTCGGCCGCCGCATGGCCTATGCGCCGGAGCGGCTGCTGCTGGCGGGGCTGGTGCTCGGCACGGTCTGCGGCACGGTGGTGACGCTGCTGATGGCCTCGGGCGATCCGCGGGCGCTGGCGCTGCGCGCCTGGATGGCCGGCTCCACCTACCGCGCCGGCCCGGCCGAGGCCTGGTCCAGCGGCGTGGCCGCGCTGCTGGCGCTGGCCGTGCTGCCGCTGGCGGCGCGCTGGCTGGATGTGCTGCCGCTGGGGCCGGGTGTGGCGCGCGCGCTCGGCCTGCGGCCCGCCGCCTGCCGCGCGCTGCTGCTGCTGGCGGCCTCGCTGCTGACGGCGGCGGCGACGCTGGCGATCGGCCCGCTCAGCTTCACCGGGCTGATGGCGCCGCATATCGCCCGGCTGATGGGTTTCGCCCGCGCCCTGCCGCAGCTGCTGGGCGCCGCCCTGGTGGGCGCGCTGATCATGGGCGCGGCCGACTGGGCCGGGCGCAACCTCCTGTTTCCCTATCAGCTGCCGGTCGGGCTGGTCGCCACCTTCCTGGGCGGCCCCTACCTGATCTGGCTGCTGCGCGCGCGGCGCTGA
- a CDS encoding ABC transporter substrate-binding protein, giving the protein MMLPRRQLLAAGLGLAALSAGPARAGAAPRLLALDWSIVETLLVLGQAPLGVPETGNYGRTVQQPALPPGCVDLGLRVEPNLELIQALRPELVLINSGQDGFLGANLRRIARTETLRIYGTPQNPYAQAAQETRRLAAMLGAEAVAERYLDGVEQRLATLPRAAPDAAPVYLISLLDQRHAMVYGARSIFQRGLDALGLRNAWQRPTNGWGFAMSGLAGLAAEPRARLLHIGPIPPEIEAALQGSRLWQGLPFIREGRFGLLPPLWVFGAVPTAERFSQLLAERAEVLHG; this is encoded by the coding sequence ATGATGCTCCCGCGCCGCCAGCTCCTGGCGGCCGGGCTCGGCCTGGCGGCGCTCTCCGCCGGCCCGGCGCGGGCCGGGGCCGCGCCGCGCCTGCTGGCGCTCGACTGGAGCATTGTCGAGACGCTGCTGGTGCTGGGCCAGGCGCCGCTCGGCGTGCCGGAGACCGGGAATTACGGGCGCACCGTGCAGCAACCGGCGCTGCCGCCGGGCTGCGTCGATCTCGGCCTGCGCGTCGAGCCCAATCTGGAGCTGATCCAGGCGCTGCGGCCCGAGCTGGTGCTGATCAACAGCGGCCAGGACGGTTTCCTCGGCGCCAATCTGCGCCGCATCGCCCGCACCGAGACGCTGCGCATCTATGGCACGCCGCAGAACCCCTATGCCCAGGCGGCGCAGGAGACGCGGCGCCTGGCCGCCATGCTTGGCGCGGAGGCCGTGGCGGAGCGCTATCTCGACGGTGTCGAGCAGCGCCTGGCCACGCTGCCGCGCGCGGCGCCGGATGCCGCGCCGGTCTATCTGATCTCGCTGCTCGATCAGCGCCACGCCATGGTCTATGGCGCGCGCAGCATCTTCCAGCGCGGGCTGGATGCGCTCGGCCTGCGCAATGCCTGGCAGCGCCCGACCAATGGCTGGGGCTTCGCCATGAGCGGCCTGGCCGGTCTAGCCGCCGAGCCGCGCGCGCGGCTGCTGCATATCGGCCCCATCCCGCCGGAGATCGAGGCGGCGCTGCAGGGCAGCCGGCTCTGGCAGGGCCTGCCCTTCATCCGCGAGGGGCGTTTCGGCCTGCTGCCGCCGCTCTGGGTGTTCGGCGCCGTGCCGACCGCCGAGCGGTTTTCCCAGCTGCTGGCCGAACGGGCGGAGGTGCTGCATGGCTGA